A genomic stretch from Georgenia muralis includes:
- a CDS encoding tetratricopeptide repeat protein, which translates to MSQPMPRMNLAGAVDLSTLRAPSPGGAPGSAPGAPAPGAPGATVPGPLVTDVTEQTFGALVQLSSQVPVVLELWSPRSAASAQLTEVLEGLAREYAGRFQLAKADVDTAPQIAAALQVQSVPTVAAVVAGQPIPLFQGLYPAEQLRQVLDEVLRLAAENGVTGVMAGEEEPLPEPEEPPLPPLHAEAMEALERGDLAAAEDAYRRALKENPGDAEAHAAMLQVQLLQRADAADAAQALAAADAGGPRDVDAALTAADVEAAVGDFGAAFARLLASVRVTAGDDRERVRQRLVDLFEIAGPGHPEVAPARRNLASALY; encoded by the coding sequence ATGAGCCAGCCCATGCCGCGGATGAACCTCGCCGGTGCCGTGGACCTGTCCACGCTCCGCGCCCCCTCACCCGGCGGTGCGCCGGGTTCCGCTCCCGGCGCCCCCGCCCCGGGCGCTCCCGGCGCGACAGTCCCCGGGCCACTGGTCACCGACGTGACCGAGCAGACGTTCGGCGCCCTCGTCCAGCTCTCCTCGCAGGTCCCGGTGGTGCTCGAGCTGTGGTCGCCGCGGTCTGCGGCGAGCGCACAGCTCACGGAGGTCCTCGAGGGCCTCGCCCGCGAGTACGCCGGGCGCTTCCAGCTGGCGAAGGCCGACGTCGACACGGCCCCGCAGATCGCGGCGGCGCTGCAGGTCCAGTCGGTCCCCACCGTGGCGGCCGTCGTCGCCGGCCAGCCCATCCCGCTGTTCCAGGGTCTCTACCCCGCCGAGCAGCTTCGCCAGGTCCTCGACGAGGTCCTGCGGCTCGCCGCCGAGAACGGCGTGACCGGTGTGATGGCCGGCGAGGAGGAGCCGCTCCCGGAGCCGGAGGAGCCACCGCTGCCGCCGCTGCACGCGGAGGCGATGGAGGCCCTGGAGCGCGGCGACCTGGCCGCCGCGGAGGACGCCTACCGACGGGCGCTGAAGGAGAACCCGGGTGACGCGGAGGCGCACGCGGCGATGCTGCAGGTCCAGCTGCTCCAGCGGGCGGACGCGGCTGACGCGGCGCAGGCGCTCGCCGCGGCGGACGCCGGCGGGCCCCGCGACGTCGACGCGGCGCTCACCGCGGCGGACGTGGAGGCGGCCGTCGGCGACTTCGGCGCGGCGTTCGCGAGGCTCCTCGCCTCCGTGCGCGTCACCGCCGGGGACGACCGGGAGCGCGTGAGACAGCGACTGGTCGACCTCTTCGAGATCGCCGGCCCGGGGCACCCGGAGGTCGCCCCTGCCCGCCGCAACCTGGCGAGCGCGCTGTACTGA